The following is a genomic window from Nitrososphaerales archaeon.
GATTCCTTGAACTGTTTGATTATATTGCGCTATCGATAGGTCTATGCCGGAAAAGATTTTATTGCAACAAACGCTTCGCATGCGTGTGCTCCGGTGGTGTAGAAGCAAATGGATGTGCTGCACAATCCGGTCAAGCATAGCGGCCTTTCGAGTCGCTGATCCCGGGTTCAAATCCCGGCCGGAGCATCTTACAGTTTTAGTCGGCTTATCCTGGACATGTTTTCATACGGTTTGTTTAAATAACCTATCCTGAAAAAATTTTGTATGGAATGCGCCGTATATGATACCTATGTTGAAAGAAAAGACGGAGGTATAATGCATTTTGACGTGGTTGTTGAGAAGAATACGAGCCACGAGAAGGCCATAGAATATGGTGCAAAATTCCTGGAATCTGTAGGACAAAAAGGACAGCAAATAACAGCCAATGAATGCCAGTTCTGCCATATACAGGAAGCGCCTCCGTTTGTGGAGAAGGCGATAAAGGAGAAGGGCTTTTACATCCAGAAGATGGAAGGATGTCCCTAACTCCATTTTTTACTATCCAATAGATGAATTGCAAATACTTGAAATAAAAATTACCTACGGATTACCATCTGCTCTGTAACCCGTAATAGTTCTTCTGGAAGCTTCTACGCTGTTTGTAGAAGCGATTTCTATTGTTTCTTGTAGAACCATAATTCCTTCTAGGCACATATGCCTTGATCTCTATACCAAGATCTTCATTCATTCTCTTTATCGGTACTTCAGTGCGTGCAAGTATTCTTTGGAAAGCATCTCTATCCACGTCAGATACGAGCGTGAATGCAACTCCTGATGCACCTGCCCTAGCTGTCCTCCCAATTCTATGGAAGTATACGAGAGGATCATTGGGTACGTCGTAGTTGATTACGTGTCCAACCTGCGGTACATCAATGCCTCTTGCAGCAAGGTCTGTCGCAACAAGAATATCATCCAGACCTTTTCTGAACCTGTACATTACATTATCTCTCTTGCTCTGAGGCAGATCTCCATGTATTGCATTTGCCCTGAAGCCCCTTTGCTGCAAATCTCTAACCAACTTTCTTGTCCTCTGCTTTGTTGCACAGAATACTATTGTCTGTGTCTTCTTTCTTGATAACTGGTTGCAGAGGTGTTCAAACTTTTCTCTACCATCAACTATCAAGTAAGACTGCTCTATGGTGTCCACGCTTAATTCTTCGCTGTCGATTAGCACCTTTTCTGGCCTGTTCATGTATCTTTCAGTTATACCAAATATCTCGCTTGGCATGGTAGCTGAAAACAAACAGACCTGCTTATTCTCAGGAAGAAGATCAAGTATGAACTTGATATCTTCAACAAATCCCATGTCAAACATCTTATCCGCTTCATCCAGAACAACGAATTTTACATTGTTCAATGATATCGAACCACGCTTCACATGATCGATCAATCGACCAGGTGTAGCGACAATGATATTTCTGCCTCGATTCAATGCTTGGAACTGAAGGTTTATGCTCTGTCCTCCATAGATCGTTACAGTTCTTACTGGTATGTATTTTGCAAATTTCTTGATCTCTGTAGCTACCTGCACTGCAAGCTCCCTTGTTGGCACAAGGATAAGCGCCTGCACAGGAACTCCAGGATCAATATTTTGCAACAGTGGCAAGGCGAAGGCGGCAGTCTTACCAGTTCCAGTATGGGCCTGGCCTACAACGTCTCTTCCTTCAAGTAGAATTGGTATAGCTTCTGCTTGTATAGGAAATGGTTCTACAAATCCTATTTCATCAAGTGCTTTCAGTATCTCACTTTTTAGTCCTAGTTCTTTGAATTCCTTCAATATTTTTCACTTTTTACAAAAGCAAGGGAAGAAAAAAGCAATAATTTTAACCTCTTGCTTCTCTCTGCCATTAGCTCTGTATAAAGACGCTATTACTCCCTTGTTTATAAGCCTTTACATGTACCATTTGGCTTCAACTAACGGACGTATCAAGTAAAGTTTTCTTTCCAAACACTCCTATAGATCTGACCAATAAAGTGGCAAGAAACATTGTTGCAGATATCATGACTATAACACCAGATGTTGCTAGGTTTAGGTAATATGAGAGAATTGTTCCAGTTATCACAGCTGTGGCAGAAAGGCACATGGAAATTATCACAGTTTTCTTAAAGCCCTTACCCATCATCATGCTAGTCACATTCGGAAGCACTATGAGTGCAGAGATGAGCAGTATGCCAACCAGCTGTATTGACGTAATTACAGTTACACTGGCTAAGATCATGAATATGTAATTGAATCTGTCAATATTCAGACCGCTTACCTTCGCTTGTTCCTCATCAAACGTAATGTACAGTAACTGTTTTCTTAACACTACTACAGCAACAATTATACCTGCGCTAATAGCAGCTATAAGCAAAGTATCTTCAACTCTTGTCAAGAGGATGCTGCCAAAAAGGAAACTGAAGAGATCTACTGTAAATCCTTCTGATGCGCTTAGTAGCAGTACGCCTATAGCAAGTCCCGATGACAACAATACAGCCACAGCTGCATCGCCAGATACCTTCGTACTCTTCCTAAGCTTTGTAAGGCCAAGTGCGCTAAGAACTGAAACAGTAAAAGCTGTCCATAATGGGTACACATTCAGGAAAAGACCTACTGCTATGCCTCCGAAAGCCATGTGTGAAAGAGCGTCTCCAAAGAGGGAGTATCTCCTAAGCACTAAAAATAGTCCAACCAGTGAACATATTATGGCTATAGATATGCCCGTAATCAGGGCTCTTTGCATAAATCCATACATGAATATTTCAAAAACCATTACATGTCACATATCGTGATTGTGCATGTGCAGCTGCATCTCTGATTCCGCATAAGTTCTAAGCAGGTCTTTGTTCGTGAAAAACTCGTTCTTTTGTCCATGGAAGAAAAGTTTCCTGTTTATACACGCTACTTTGTTTGCCAGTTGAGAAATTGCCATAAGGTCATGTGATGCCCATACTATAGTTATCTTATTGTCTCTATTGATCTTCCTGAGCAATGCATAAAATCTGTTCTGCACCTTAACATCGACACCTGTAACGGGCTCGTCCAGTATAAGCAGCAGAGGCTCGTTAACGATTGCCTTTGCTATGAATACCCTCTGCTGCTCTCCTCCTGAAAGTTCCCCTATTCTCCTGTTCTTCATTGATCCCAGCTCAACAATCTTCAGGGCCTCTTGCACCCTTTCACCGTTCTTGCTTGAGGGCTTGTATATCCTGTTCATACCACGTACAGAGTCATGGACCAGCATGGCCACCTTGGACAACTTTTTCTCTGACAGCACACCCATTGCAACAACATCGGAGACAGTGGCAGGAAAGTTAGGTTCGAAATTAACTCTTTGTGGCACATAGCCAATCATTGGAAGCAATGACTCGTACTGCTTCCCTTCATATCCGAATAACCTTATCCTACCATCATATTTTTGTAGCCCAAGAATTGCCTTGAATAAAGTAGTCTTCCCTGCACCGTTTGGCCCAACTATACCCAGCAGATCGCCTTCCTCTACGGCAAAGTTGATCTTATCTAGTGCCAAAATTCCATTATAACTAACAGAAACGTCTTGCACCTCTAGTACTTTCATCTACAATCAAGTCCTACTCTCAGGTTCTGCACATTCTGTTCCATTTTTTCGATATATGTTAGCCCCTGTCTAACTTCTTCATCGGTTAGACCTTCTACAGGGCTAAGGATCAACACCTGTGCACCAACTTCAAATGCTAAAACTTCCGCAAGCCTCGGATTTACAAGTTCCTCCGCATAAATTACCCTGATATCATTGGCCCTTGCGAAATCTATCAGCGCTCTTAGCTCCTCAGGCGATACTTCAGTTTCAGGGTCAAGTCCCACTAGATGTACGTCCTTCAAGCCATACCGGTTCGCAAAGTAGCCAAATGCTTGATGAAATGTAACAAAAGTATCTTTTTCACAATTGGAGAGATCCGCTCTTATCCTAGCGTCTAGCGCATCTAACTTTGCAATGTAAGATGCAGCATTTTCTTCATAGTATTGTGCATGTGCTGAATCCACTTCTGTCAATGCAAGCTTGATCATGTTAACCTGATGTTTTGCAAGTATAGGGTCAAGCCATACATGGGGATCCTTGCGCTTATCCTCCGATTGGAGTAATTCAATACCTCTTGCAATTTCTACGGCTGCAACATTGCTCAGTTCTTTTGCAGTAATCCTATCAATCCATGGTTCAAAACCCGCGCCATTGTATACAAAAATATCCGTGGTTTCAAGATTCTGTATGTCCCTCGGGGTAGGTTCCCAATGATGCGGCTCAATACCCACCGGGACTAGAGTTGTAATCTCTACTCTTGAACCGCCCACATTCTTAGTAAATTCGTATAACGGATAAAAAGTTGTAGCAACCTTGATCTTCTCCCCTGCTGATATACTCGACCCTGCTATTTCGGATTCCTGCTTTACGATCTCCCTCTCTTCAGAAACTCTCGATACGTTCACAGAAATTACCAGAGCTAAAATGGCAACGACCGCGATCCCAGTAAGTACACCGATCTTTCGATTACTCAAATTAATCAATTATGTTATTTATTATTAATATATATTAGTTATGTTAATAATTTCTATGCAGTAGCTTTATAAAGAATTAATAAGTATAGTTGTGTGTGGGCATCATTAGCATTTCTCTAAACGATAACATCCTAAGAGACATGGATGATCTGCAGAGGGAATTTGGTTT
Proteins encoded in this region:
- a CDS encoding DUF2024 family protein; its protein translation is MECAVYDTYVERKDGGIMHFDVVVEKNTSHEKAIEYGAKFLESVGQKGQQITANECQFCHIQEAPPFVEKAIKEKGFYIQKMEGCP
- a CDS encoding DEAD/DEAH box helicase, whose protein sequence is MKEFKELGLKSEILKALDEIGFVEPFPIQAEAIPILLEGRDVVGQAHTGTGKTAAFALPLLQNIDPGVPVQALILVPTRELAVQVATEIKKFAKYIPVRTVTIYGGQSINLQFQALNRGRNIIVATPGRLIDHVKRGSISLNNVKFVVLDEADKMFDMGFVEDIKFILDLLPENKQVCLFSATMPSEIFGITERYMNRPEKVLIDSEELSVDTIEQSYLIVDGREKFEHLCNQLSRKKTQTIVFCATKQRTRKLVRDLQQRGFRANAIHGDLPQSKRDNVMYRFRKGLDDILVATDLAARGIDVPQVGHVINYDVPNDPLVYFHRIGRTARAGASGVAFTLVSDVDRDAFQRILARTEVPIKRMNEDLGIEIKAYVPRRNYGSTRNNRNRFYKQRRSFQKNYYGLQSRW
- a CDS encoding metal ABC transporter permease; translation: MVFEIFMYGFMQRALITGISIAIICSLVGLFLVLRRYSLFGDALSHMAFGGIAVGLFLNVYPLWTAFTVSVLSALGLTKLRKSTKVSGDAAVAVLLSSGLAIGVLLLSASEGFTVDLFSFLFGSILLTRVEDTLLIAAISAGIIVAVVVLRKQLLYITFDEEQAKVSGLNIDRFNYIFMILASVTVITSIQLVGILLISALIVLPNVTSMMMGKGFKKTVIISMCLSATAVITGTILSYYLNLATSGVIVMISATMFLATLLVRSIGVFGKKTLLDTSVS
- a CDS encoding metal ABC transporter ATP-binding protein, which produces MKVLEVQDVSVSYNGILALDKINFAVEEGDLLGIVGPNGAGKTTLFKAILGLQKYDGRIRLFGYEGKQYESLLPMIGYVPQRVNFEPNFPATVSDVVAMGVLSEKKLSKVAMLVHDSVRGMNRIYKPSSKNGERVQEALKIVELGSMKNRRIGELSGGEQQRVFIAKAIVNEPLLLILDEPVTGVDVKVQNRFYALLRKINRDNKITIVWASHDLMAISQLANKVACINRKLFFHGQKNEFFTNKDLLRTYAESEMQLHMHNHDM
- a CDS encoding zinc ABC transporter substrate-binding protein; the encoded protein is MSNRKIGVLTGIAVVAILALVISVNVSRVSEEREIVKQESEIAGSSISAGEKIKVATTFYPLYEFTKNVGGSRVEITTLVPVGIEPHHWEPTPRDIQNLETTDIFVYNGAGFEPWIDRITAKELSNVAAVEIARGIELLQSEDKRKDPHVWLDPILAKHQVNMIKLALTEVDSAHAQYYEENAASYIAKLDALDARIRADLSNCEKDTFVTFHQAFGYFANRYGLKDVHLVGLDPETEVSPEELRALIDFARANDIRVIYAEELVNPRLAEVLAFEVGAQVLILSPVEGLTDEEVRQGLTYIEKMEQNVQNLRVGLDCR